GTGAGAAAAATGACATTACGGATGTAGCCGGAGTCCGAGTCGGACATGTGACGATCCAGCGTGAGCTAGACAACGGGGACTATGCATGCACCGGTGTGACAGCCATTTTGCCACATGGCGGCAGCTTGTTTCGCGAAAAGGTAACCGCAGCCAGCTATGTGATCAATGGCTTCGGCAAAACGACGGGACTCGTGCAGGTAAATGAGCTGGGGGTGTTGGAATCGCCGATCATGCTCACCAATACGTTTTCCGTTCCCGCGGTTGCGCAAGGGACTCTGCAATACATGCTGGATACAAACGAAGAAATCGGGGAAACGACGGGGACGATCAACATTGTCGTGGGCGAATGCAACGATGGTCATCTCAATTCCATTCGCCGCTGTGTCGTGCGTCCAGAGGATGCTAGGGAAGCGATTCAGAACGCAACGGACCGGGCTGTAGAAGAGGGAGCTGTCGGGGCAGGGACGGGGATGGTTGCCTTTGGCTATAAAGGTGGTATCGGCTCGTCTTCTCGTATCGTGGCGGCTGAAGAGCAGACGTTTACATTGGGGGCTTTGGTACTCAGTAACTTTGGCAACAAGAATGATTTCTTGGGAGCAAATCTGTTCACAAGCTGCAAAAGCAATGAAAACGCAGTAGAGAAGTCCGAGGATGGCTCCATCATCATCGTACTGGCGACAGATGCGCCGCTCAGTGATCGACAACTGCTTCGGGTAGCCAAGCGCGCAGGAATCGGCTTGGGACGCACAGGGAGCCATTTTGGGCACGGGAGCGGCGACATCGTCATCGCTTTTTCCACAGCGCAAAAGATTCCACATCAGACAACAGCCATTGCGGAAACACGCGTACAACTACGCGAGGATCACCCGATCATGAACGAGCTGTTTGCTGCTGCGGCGGAAGCGACAGAGGAAGCCATCTACCATTCTCTTGCGCAAGCAGTCACAACTACGGGAAGAAAAGGACGCATCGTTCATGCGTATTCAAGTCAAGGCTTAGGAGAGTAATAACATAACCCTACAACTGGTGACATACCTTGAGTGTAAAGAGGCGCATGGTGTGAAACAGGAGGTAGGGTATGTACATTGAAGTCGAAAAGGGTGTCACAATTTTCGTCGAAGACCTCAATCCTGGTCCGAATAGCAAAACGATTTTTTTCGTTCACGGGTGGCCGCTCAACCATAATATGTTTTCCTACCAATTCAATGTACTTCCCCAGCGTGGGTTCCGTTGTGTTGCCATGGACATACGCGGCAACGGCCAATCGGACAAACCATGGAGCGGCTATACGTATGATCGCTTGGCAGATGACATCTATGTTGTTTTGGAAGCATTACAGATAAGGGATGCTGTCTTGCTAGGCTTTTCGGTGGGCGGAGCCATTTCGATTCGGTATATGTCTCGGTATGAAGGGCGTCATATTTCCAAATTAGCGTTGGTGGATGCGGTTTCTCCGTCCTTTGTGAAAATGCCGGGTTCTCCATACGGCGTCTCGAAGGAGCAAGCGGAGGGGTTGATCAGTCAGATGTACGCCAATATGCCTGAGTTATTAAACACGGTTTCATTACAGTTTTTCAATCGAAATTTAGGGACTGCTACGCTCCAGTGGTTTGTCAAAATGGGGCTGGACTCCGCTTCCTATGCGCTCATCAAAATCATGCAAGCAGCAGCGAGAGAGAATGTATTCAATGACTTGAGCCAAATCCGGGTGCCAACCGGAATTTTTCATGGGATTCACGATCA
This genomic stretch from Brevibacillus brevis harbors:
- a CDS encoding alpha/beta fold hydrolase, encoding MYIEVEKGVTIFVEDLNPGPNSKTIFFVHGWPLNHNMFSYQFNVLPQRGFRCVAMDIRGNGQSDKPWSGYTYDRLADDIYVVLEALQIRDAVLLGFSVGGAISIRYMSRYEGRHISKLALVDAVSPSFVKMPGSPYGVSKEQAEGLISQMYANMPELLNTVSLQFFNRNLGTATLQWFVKMGLDSASYALIKIMQAAARENVFNDLSQIRVPTGIFHGIHDQLIPFKSAELTQQQIKGSKLFPFDNSGHGLPICQADDFNKKLIEFVQS
- a CDS encoding P1 family peptidase, giving the protein MTKKIRRLGATIGRLSVGEKNDITDVAGVRVGHVTIQRELDNGDYACTGVTAILPHGGSLFREKVTAASYVINGFGKTTGLVQVNELGVLESPIMLTNTFSVPAVAQGTLQYMLDTNEEIGETTGTINIVVGECNDGHLNSIRRCVVRPEDAREAIQNATDRAVEEGAVGAGTGMVAFGYKGGIGSSSRIVAAEEQTFTLGALVLSNFGNKNDFLGANLFTSCKSNENAVEKSEDGSIIIVLATDAPLSDRQLLRVAKRAGIGLGRTGSHFGHGSGDIVIAFSTAQKIPHQTTAIAETRVQLREDHPIMNELFAAAAEATEEAIYHSLAQAVTTTGRKGRIVHAYSSQGLGE